A stretch of the Massilia varians genome encodes the following:
- a CDS encoding M12 family metallo-peptidase: MQGAQDAKTGKQPALQLKRARTATLDLGGMQTLTAAAPAENRTRAISSPLTISLPHPDGGYQRFTLVESSIMEPGLAARHPGIKTYRGRGIDDPNATLRMDITPLGLHASVRSPNGGYYVDPYYRNDTSVYVSYSRADLINPRAPLVEPALPEAQLSLSRSFYKEGDAVDVRGAGFAPGENVQLSVRGEDEGLVLQNLTARAGEKASSAPFQVVDAAASPNALVGDALRTYRLALVTDPTYAAYFGAENVTAAKVTLINRVTQVYEDETAIRLVLIDATDALNLNTPDQMTGANGPCGGAACFTPAQASGCASGTLTRNRVVAGLLAGASNFDVGHIALGLNGGGVASLGVVGGSSKAQGCTGLPQPTGDFFAVDYVAHELGHQFAGNHTFNGINSNCSGGNRSAANSVEPGSGSSIMAYAGICTADNLQNHSDPYWSQRSFDEIVALTSSNELTLSEIQMGVLTGFNTNGQQFQIAYNGGLSAPIVRGANYTTAGIKAAIEGTAGWPAGGTVAVSALSDTAFTVTFGGALAGVNVATLQLQGFSGGSSGYVGEITAGGPTTRRGSVSYSGNTAPVVSVTGSYTIPVRTPFALTGSAVDADDDPLTYLWEQNDRGAATGTALTSNLKTNGPLFRQFGMRALVSNADALEFNSPGQNEVNANPTRVFPDMAQILANNTNARTGACPAPSSPLTAAEIECYSEFLPTAAYVGFNANANPASLNFKLTVRDGRGGVNSATTNLVLAPLAGPFLVTSQGAPATLDAGSIQNVTWNVANTNAAPVNTSAVKISLSTDGGAT; encoded by the coding sequence ACGGCGGCTACCAGCGCTTCACGCTGGTCGAGTCCTCGATCATGGAGCCAGGCCTGGCAGCCAGGCATCCCGGCATCAAGACCTACCGGGGCCGCGGCATCGACGATCCGAACGCCACCTTGCGCATGGACATTACCCCGCTCGGCCTGCACGCCTCGGTGCGTTCTCCGAACGGCGGCTACTACGTCGATCCCTACTACCGCAACGACACCAGCGTCTACGTCAGCTACAGCCGCGCGGACCTGATCAACCCGCGCGCACCGCTGGTCGAACCCGCGCTGCCGGAAGCGCAACTGAGCCTGTCGCGCTCCTTCTACAAGGAAGGCGATGCCGTCGATGTGCGCGGTGCCGGCTTCGCGCCAGGCGAAAACGTCCAGCTGAGCGTGCGCGGCGAAGACGAAGGACTGGTACTGCAGAACTTGACCGCCAGGGCCGGCGAGAAGGCCAGCTCGGCGCCCTTCCAGGTGGTGGACGCCGCGGCGTCGCCCAACGCCCTGGTCGGCGACGCCCTGCGTACCTATCGCCTGGCGCTGGTCACAGACCCCACCTATGCCGCCTACTTCGGCGCCGAGAACGTCACTGCCGCCAAGGTCACGCTGATCAACCGCGTCACCCAGGTCTACGAGGACGAAACCGCGATCCGCCTGGTGCTGATCGACGCCACCGACGCGCTCAACCTGAATACCCCGGACCAGATGACCGGCGCCAACGGCCCCTGCGGCGGCGCAGCCTGCTTCACGCCGGCCCAGGCATCGGGCTGCGCCAGCGGCACGCTCACGCGCAACCGCGTCGTCGCCGGCCTGCTGGCCGGGGCCAGCAACTTCGACGTCGGCCACATCGCCCTCGGCCTGAATGGCGGCGGCGTCGCCAGCCTGGGCGTGGTCGGCGGCAGCTCCAAGGCGCAGGGCTGCACCGGCCTGCCGCAGCCGACCGGCGACTTCTTCGCGGTCGACTACGTTGCGCACGAACTGGGCCACCAGTTCGCGGGCAACCATACCTTCAACGGCATCAACAGCAACTGTTCCGGCGGCAACCGCAGCGCGGCCAACTCGGTCGAACCGGGCAGCGGCTCGTCGATCATGGCCTACGCCGGCATCTGCACCGCCGACAACCTGCAGAACCACAGCGATCCCTACTGGTCGCAGCGCAGCTTCGACGAGATCGTGGCCCTGACCTCGTCCAACGAACTCACGCTCAGTGAAATCCAGATGGGTGTGCTGACCGGTTTCAACACGAACGGGCAGCAGTTCCAGATCGCCTATAACGGCGGCCTGTCGGCACCAATCGTACGCGGCGCCAACTATACGACGGCCGGCATCAAGGCGGCGATCGAAGGCACCGCCGGCTGGCCCGCGGGCGGCACGGTGGCGGTCAGCGCATTGAGCGATACCGCCTTCACGGTGACGTTCGGCGGCGCGCTGGCCGGCGTCAACGTCGCAACGCTGCAGCTCCAGGGCTTCAGCGGCGGCAGCAGCGGCTATGTCGGCGAAATCACCGCCGGCGGCCCGACTACCCGCCGCGGGTCGGTGTCCTACAGCGGCAATACCGCGCCGGTCGTGTCGGTCACGGGCAGCTACACGATCCCGGTGCGCACGCCCTTCGCCCTGACCGGCAGCGCGGTCGATGCGGACGACGATCCGCTCACCTACCTGTGGGAGCAGAACGACCGCGGCGCCGCCACCGGCACTGCCCTGACCAGCAATCTCAAGACCAATGGTCCGCTGTTCCGCCAGTTCGGCATGCGCGCGCTGGTCTCGAACGCGGACGCGCTCGAGTTCAACTCGCCCGGGCAGAACGAGGTGAACGCGAATCCGACCCGCGTGTTCCCCGACATGGCCCAGATCCTGGCGAACAACACCAACGCCCGTACCGGCGCCTGCCCGGCCCCCAGCTCGCCGCTGACCGCGGCCGAGATCGAGTGCTATTCGGAGTTCCTGCCGACCGCCGCCTACGTCGGCTTCAACGCCAACGCCAACCCGGCCTCGCTCAACTTCAAGCTGACGGTACGCGACGGCCGCGGGGGCGTGAACAGCGCCACCACGAACCTGGTGCTGGCGCCGCTGGCCGGCCCCTTCCTGGTCACCTCGCAGGGTGCGCCTGCAACGCTGGATGCCGGCAGCATCCAGAACGTGACCTGGAACGTGGCCAACACCAATGCCGCGCCGGTGAACACCTCGGCCGTGAAGATCAGCCTGTCGACCGACGGCGGCGCGACCTAG
- a CDS encoding dockerin type I domain-containing protein, translating to MQLPAIAAAAARIKVAAVGNVFFDVSDADIAIRLRADANGDGMVDCADVAIVKASVGKRSGQASFDPRADVTGDGIVDLRDLAYVNQRLAPGSVCN from the coding sequence GTGCAGCTGCCGGCGATCGCCGCCGCGGCCGCGCGCATCAAGGTGGCAGCGGTCGGCAACGTGTTCTTCGACGTGTCGGACGCGGACATCGCGATCCGCCTGCGCGCGGACGCCAATGGCGACGGCATGGTCGACTGTGCCGACGTGGCCATCGTTAAGGCCTCGGTTGGCAAGCGCAGCGGCCAGGCGAGCTTCGATCCGCGCGCGGACGTCACCGGTGACGGCATCGTCGACCTGCGCGATCTGGCCTATGTCAACCAGCGCCTGGCGCCGGGCAGCGTCTGCAACTGA
- a CDS encoding cohesin domain-containing protein: MFKLKTFLAAALLAVTAQAWAAPILSADATPTPATAGARLDVDVRIADIVDVFAYQFTLNYDASLLQATGISEGSFLGAGGPTDWFVLGIDNDAGSISFVLGSLVGAVPGVSGSGNLASIAFQAIGIGNAALSFSDVLFLDSSLNDIDVEFGNLTIGIAPASGNVPEPASLALFGIGLAGAGLLRRRAALARV; this comes from the coding sequence ATGTTTAAACTGAAAACCTTCCTGGCTGCCGCCCTGCTGGCCGTCACCGCCCAAGCCTGGGCCGCACCGATCCTGAGCGCCGACGCCACGCCGACTCCGGCCACCGCCGGCGCCAGGCTCGACGTCGACGTGCGCATCGCGGATATCGTCGACGTGTTTGCCTACCAGTTTACGCTGAACTACGATGCCAGCCTGCTTCAGGCGACCGGCATCAGCGAAGGCAGCTTCCTGGGTGCGGGCGGGCCGACCGACTGGTTCGTTCTCGGCATCGACAACGACGCGGGCAGCATCTCCTTCGTGCTCGGCTCCCTGGTCGGCGCAGTGCCAGGCGTATCGGGCAGCGGTAACCTGGCGAGCATCGCCTTCCAGGCGATCGGCATCGGCAATGCGGCGCTGTCGTTCTCGGACGTGCTGTTCCTCGACAGTAGTCTGAACGATATCGATGTCGAATTCGGTAATTTAACGATCGGCATCGCCCCCGCCTCGGGCAACGTGCCGGAGCCGGCCAGCCTCGCCCTGTTCGGCATCGGCCTGGCCGGCGCCGGCCTGCTGCGCCGCCGCGCCGCTCTAGCACGCGTCTGA
- a CDS encoding MFS transporter, which translates to MSTMTATVEQGLQAAGVGRFQYRLFAIFGLVWMADAMQVLSIGFSAPSIAQTFGVTLPEALRTGTWFFVGMLVGAFGFGRLADRIGRRPVLMAAVLLDACFGVASAFAPDLGWLLVLRFLTGVGVGGTLPVDYTMMAEFLPSDRRGRWLVLLESFWAVGTILLAVLALVALRWGVDAWRVIFLVTGLPALFGVVLRLYVPESPMYLNRSGKGEQARAVLARVAAVNGRRVEIRPLAPDTGGRQPMAALFSGKLRRRSTALFAAWMLISVAYYGIFVYLPVKLSSEGFGFMRGQEFLILLALVQLPGFALAAYGVERWGRKPTLVGFLLLSAAGCMAYSLGSATWLVVGSTLLMSFALLGTWGALYAFTPEVYPTGLRASGMGMAGAVARFGGLFAPSIVAPVMATRFTLALAMLAAFLVIGAIAIACVDLESRRRALE; encoded by the coding sequence ATGTCCACCATGACCGCGACCGTAGAGCAGGGACTGCAGGCGGCCGGCGTCGGCCGCTTCCAGTACCGCCTGTTCGCCATCTTCGGCCTGGTCTGGATGGCCGACGCCATGCAGGTGCTGTCGATCGGCTTCAGCGCGCCATCGATCGCGCAGACCTTCGGGGTCACGCTGCCGGAAGCGCTGCGGACCGGGACCTGGTTTTTTGTCGGGATGCTGGTCGGCGCCTTCGGTTTCGGGCGTCTGGCGGACCGCATCGGGCGCCGGCCGGTGCTGATGGCGGCGGTGCTGCTCGATGCCTGCTTCGGGGTGGCCTCGGCCTTCGCGCCCGACCTGGGCTGGCTGCTGGTGCTGCGCTTCCTGACCGGTGTCGGCGTCGGCGGCACGCTGCCCGTCGACTACACCATGATGGCCGAATTCCTGCCCAGCGACCGGCGCGGACGCTGGCTGGTGCTGCTCGAATCCTTCTGGGCCGTCGGCACCATCCTGCTGGCGGTGCTGGCTCTGGTCGCGCTGCGCTGGGGAGTCGACGCCTGGCGGGTGATCTTCCTGGTGACCGGCCTGCCGGCCCTGTTCGGCGTCGTCCTGCGCCTGTACGTGCCCGAATCCCCCATGTACCTCAACCGCAGCGGCAAGGGGGAGCAGGCGCGCGCCGTGCTGGCGCGGGTGGCCGCGGTGAACGGCCGCCGGGTCGAGATCCGGCCCCTGGCGCCGGACACCGGCGGCAGGCAGCCGATGGCGGCGCTATTCTCCGGCAAGCTGCGGCGCCGCAGCACCGCGCTGTTCGCGGCATGGATGCTGATCTCCGTCGCCTACTATGGCATCTTCGTCTACCTGCCGGTCAAGCTGAGCAGCGAGGGATTCGGCTTCATGCGCGGGCAGGAATTCCTGATCCTGCTGGCGCTGGTGCAGCTGCCGGGCTTTGCGCTGGCTGCCTATGGCGTGGAGCGCTGGGGACGCAAGCCGACCCTGGTCGGCTTCCTGCTGCTGAGCGCCGCCGGCTGCATGGCCTACAGCCTGGGCAGCGCTACCTGGCTGGTGGTCGGTTCGACCCTGTTGATGAGCTTTGCGCTGCTGGGCACCTGGGGCGCGCTGTATGCGTTCACGCCGGAGGTGTATCCGACCGGCCTGCGCGCCAGCGGCATGGGCATGGCCGGCGCGGTGGCCCGCTTCGGCGGCCTGTTCGCGCCGAGCATCGTGGCGCCGGTGATGGCGACCCGTTTCACGCTGGCGCTGGCCATGCTGGCGGCCTTCCTGGTGATCGGCGCGATCGCGATCGCCTGCGTCGACCTGGAGTCGCGCCGGCGCGCGCTGGAATAG
- a CDS encoding NAD-dependent succinate-semialdehyde dehydrogenase: protein MTTSSYPDTRLLIANEWQDATGGKTIPVVNPATGQSIGTVAHASVADLDRALAAAQKGFETWRNVTAAERAATMRRAANLLRERAGDIARLLTQEQGKPLAEAKMEAMAGAEIIDWFAAEGMRVYGRIVPSRNPAAQQLVLKEPVGPVAAFTPWNFPINQVVRKLAAALATGCSFLCKAPEETPASPAALFQCFVDAGVPPGVVGLVFGDPAEISGYLIPHPIIRKVTFTGSTPVGKQLAALAGAHMKRATMELGGHAPVIIAEDADVALAVKAAGAAKFRNAGQVCISPTRFLVHNAIKDEFTRALVAHAEGLKLGDGLQEGTTLGPLANPRRLSAMAQFVEDARAKGAVVATGGERVGDAGNFFAPTVLADVPLAASVFNDEPFGPLAAVRGFDSLEDAIAEANRLPYGLAGYAFTRSIKYAQLLMNRVEVGMLWINQPATPSAELPFGGIKDSGYGSEGGPEALESYLNTKAVSMVGV from the coding sequence ATGACGACTTCCAGCTATCCAGATACCCGACTCCTCATCGCCAACGAATGGCAAGACGCGACGGGCGGCAAGACGATCCCCGTGGTGAACCCCGCCACCGGCCAGTCGATCGGCACCGTGGCCCACGCCAGCGTCGCCGACCTGGACCGCGCCCTGGCCGCGGCGCAAAAGGGCTTCGAGACCTGGCGTAACGTTACCGCCGCCGAGCGCGCCGCCACCATGCGCCGCGCCGCCAACCTGCTGCGCGAGCGCGCCGGCGACATCGCCCGCCTGCTGACCCAGGAGCAGGGCAAGCCGCTGGCCGAAGCGAAGATGGAAGCCATGGCCGGCGCCGAGATCATCGACTGGTTCGCCGCCGAAGGCATGCGCGTGTATGGCCGCATCGTGCCGTCGCGCAACCCGGCCGCCCAGCAGCTGGTGCTCAAGGAGCCGGTCGGCCCGGTGGCCGCCTTCACCCCGTGGAACTTCCCGATCAACCAGGTGGTGCGCAAGCTGGCCGCCGCCCTGGCCACCGGCTGCTCCTTCCTGTGCAAGGCGCCGGAAGAGACCCCGGCCTCGCCGGCGGCCCTGTTCCAGTGCTTCGTCGATGCCGGCGTGCCGCCGGGAGTGGTCGGCCTGGTGTTCGGCGACCCGGCCGAGATCTCCGGCTACCTGATTCCGCACCCGATCATCCGCAAGGTCACTTTCACCGGCTCGACCCCGGTCGGCAAGCAGCTCGCCGCCCTGGCCGGCGCCCACATGAAGCGCGCGACCATGGAGCTGGGCGGCCATGCCCCGGTGATCATCGCCGAGGACGCGGACGTGGCCCTGGCCGTCAAGGCGGCCGGCGCGGCCAAGTTCCGCAACGCCGGCCAGGTGTGCATCTCGCCGACCCGCTTCCTGGTGCACAACGCGATCAAGGACGAATTCACGCGCGCACTGGTGGCGCATGCCGAAGGCCTGAAGCTGGGCGACGGCCTGCAGGAGGGCACCACCCTCGGGCCGCTGGCCAATCCGCGCCGCCTGAGCGCCATGGCCCAGTTCGTCGAAGACGCACGCGCCAAGGGCGCCGTCGTCGCCACCGGCGGCGAGCGCGTCGGCGACGCCGGCAACTTCTTCGCCCCGACCGTGCTGGCCGACGTGCCTTTGGCCGCGAGCGTGTTCAACGACGAGCCCTTCGGCCCGCTGGCAGCGGTGCGCGGTTTCGACAGCCTGGAAGATGCGATCGCGGAAGCGAACCGCCTGCCGTATGGCCTGGCCGGCTACGCCTTCACCCGCTCGATCAAGTACGCCCAGCTCCTGATGAACCGCGTCGAAGTCGGCATGCTCTGGATTAACCAGCCCGCCACCCCGAGCGCCGAGCTGCCGTTCGGCGGCATCAAGGATTCGGGCTACGGGTCCGAGGGCGGTCCGGAAGCGCTGGAGTCCTACCTGAACACCAAGGCCGTCTCGATGGTTGGCGTGTAA
- a CDS encoding SMP-30/gluconolactonase/LRE family protein translates to MNILTTPQCIWDVGAHLGEGALWHAAASAVYFVDIKGRRIHRCAADGSARRSWNAPGQPGFVVPAADGSMVCALEDGLYRFDPAAGAFAPLRRIEEDLPGNRFNDGHVDAGGNLWFGSMDDGQAAPTGALYRLGRDGVLARADDGYIITNGPAISPDGKTLYHTDTPLRRVYAFDLREDGSLAAKRVFLQLPEGSRPDGMAVDCEGHLWIALFGAGRIERYTAAGRLVGSVRFPCTNITKLAFGGPDLRTAYVTTAWKGLSPAQRLEQPLAGGLFAFRVDTPGLPHTVLALP, encoded by the coding sequence ATGAATATTCTCACAACACCCCAGTGCATCTGGGACGTCGGCGCCCACCTGGGCGAGGGCGCCCTGTGGCACGCCGCCGCCAGCGCGGTCTATTTCGTCGACATCAAGGGCAGGCGCATCCACCGCTGCGCCGCGGACGGCAGCGCGCGGCGCAGCTGGAACGCGCCCGGCCAGCCCGGTTTCGTGGTGCCCGCCGCCGACGGCAGCATGGTCTGCGCCCTGGAAGACGGCCTGTACCGCTTTGACCCGGCGGCCGGCGCGTTCGCGCCGCTGCGGCGCATCGAGGAGGACCTGCCGGGCAATCGTTTCAACGACGGCCACGTCGACGCCGGCGGCAACCTCTGGTTCGGATCGATGGACGACGGCCAGGCCGCGCCGACCGGCGCCCTGTACCGGCTCGGCCGCGACGGCGTCCTGGCGCGCGCCGATGACGGCTACATCATCACCAATGGCCCGGCCATCAGCCCGGACGGGAAAACCCTGTATCACACCGATACGCCGCTGCGGCGCGTGTACGCCTTCGACCTGCGCGAGGACGGCAGCCTGGCCGCCAAGCGGGTGTTCCTGCAACTGCCGGAGGGCAGCCGTCCGGACGGCATGGCGGTGGACTGCGAAGGCCACCTGTGGATCGCCCTGTTCGGCGCCGGCCGCATCGAACGCTACACGGCGGCCGGACGGCTGGTGGGCAGCGTCCGCTTCCCATGCACGAACATTACCAAGTTGGCCTTCGGTGGCCCGGACCTGCGCACGGCTTATGTGACCACGGCCTGGAAAGGGCTGTCGCCGGCGCAGCGTCTCGAGCAGCCGCTGGCGGGCGGACTGTTTGCCTTCCGTGTCGATACGCCGGGATTGCCGCATACGGTGCTGGCGCTGCCTTGA
- a CDS encoding phytoene desaturase family protein, which yields MRDAIIIGGGHNGLVCAFYLARAGLKVTVLERRPVVGGAAVTEEFHPGFRNSVAAYTVSLLNPKVIADMELSKHGLRIVERPLSNFLPLDDTRYLKLGAGRTAQEVAKFSQRDAGRLEDYGRHLDSAADLLRELVLQTPPNRVQGSWLTALPELIKAGKLGNRMRGLSLATQRELLDLFTKSAGDYLDGWFESAPIKAAFGFDSVVGNYGSPYTPGSAYVLLHHVFGEVNGKKGAWGHAMGGMGAITQAMAKAAQAQGVEIRTGCAVEEVALEEGRARGVVTAGGERLDARVLVSNLNPRLLYTRLVDPGALPGDFLRRMQAWRCGSGTFRMNVALSELPSFSCLPGSQAAEHHGSGIIIAPSLQYMDRAYMDARTHGWSREPIVEMLIPSTLDPGLAPPGRHVASLFCQHVAPQLPDGASWDAHREEVADLMIATVDRYAPNFRRSVLGRQILTPLDLERTFGLVGGDIFHGALGLDQLFAARPMLGHADYRGPIPGLYTCGSGTHPGGGVTGAPGHNAAREVLRDVARGQRARDLA from the coding sequence ATGCGCGACGCGATCATCATCGGGGGCGGCCATAACGGGCTGGTGTGCGCCTTCTACCTGGCCCGCGCCGGCCTGAAGGTCACGGTACTGGAACGGCGCCCGGTGGTCGGCGGCGCCGCGGTCACGGAAGAATTCCACCCCGGTTTTCGCAACTCGGTCGCCGCCTACACGGTCTCCCTGCTCAACCCCAAGGTCATTGCGGATATGGAGTTGAGCAAGCACGGCCTGCGCATCGTCGAGCGGCCGCTGTCGAACTTCCTTCCGCTCGACGATACCCGCTACCTGAAGCTGGGCGCCGGCAGGACGGCGCAGGAGGTCGCCAAGTTCTCGCAGCGCGACGCCGGCCGCCTCGAGGATTACGGCCGCCACCTCGACAGCGCAGCCGACCTGCTGCGCGAGCTGGTGCTGCAGACCCCGCCGAACCGGGTGCAGGGCAGCTGGCTCACGGCCTTGCCCGAACTCATCAAGGCCGGCAAACTCGGCAACCGGATGCGCGGCCTGTCCCTCGCCACCCAGCGCGAGCTGCTCGACCTGTTCACCAAGTCGGCCGGCGACTACCTGGACGGCTGGTTCGAGAGCGCCCCGATCAAGGCGGCGTTCGGCTTCGACAGCGTGGTGGGCAACTACGGCAGTCCGTATACGCCCGGTTCCGCCTACGTGCTGCTGCACCATGTGTTCGGCGAAGTCAACGGCAAGAAGGGCGCCTGGGGGCATGCGATGGGCGGCATGGGCGCCATCACGCAGGCGATGGCCAAGGCGGCGCAGGCGCAAGGGGTGGAGATCCGCACCGGCTGCGCGGTGGAGGAGGTGGCGCTGGAGGAGGGCCGAGCCCGCGGCGTCGTCACCGCCGGCGGCGAGCGCCTGGATGCGCGCGTGCTGGTGTCGAACCTGAATCCGCGCCTGCTCTACACCCGGCTGGTCGACCCCGGCGCGCTGCCCGGCGACTTCCTGCGCCGGATGCAGGCCTGGCGCTGCGGTTCCGGCACCTTCCGCATGAACGTGGCGCTGTCGGAGCTGCCGAGCTTCAGTTGCCTGCCCGGCAGCCAAGCCGCCGAGCACCATGGCAGCGGCATCATCATCGCGCCCAGCCTGCAGTACATGGATCGCGCCTACATGGATGCCCGCACCCATGGCTGGTCGCGCGAACCCATCGTCGAGATGCTGATCCCGTCCACCCTGGACCCCGGCCTGGCGCCGCCGGGCCGGCATGTCGCCAGCCTGTTCTGCCAGCACGTGGCGCCGCAACTGCCCGACGGCGCCAGCTGGGACGCGCACCGCGAGGAGGTGGCCGACCTGATGATCGCCACCGTCGACCGTTACGCACCCAACTTCAGGCGTTCGGTGCTGGGCCGCCAGATATTGACACCGCTCGACCTGGAGCGGACTTTCGGCCTGGTCGGCGGCGACATCTTCCACGGCGCGCTGGGACTGGACCAGCTGTTCGCGGCCCGTCCGATGCTGGGACATGCGGATTACCGCGGCCCGATTCCCGGGCTCTACACCTGCGGCTCGGGAACCCATCCGGGCGGCGGCGTCACCGGCGCCCCGGGCCACAATGCAGCGCGGGAAGTGCTGCGCGACGTGGCGCGCGGACAGCGGGCCCGCGATCTTGCCTGA
- a CDS encoding YeeE/YedE family protein — protein sequence MSGPASLSSLSPRPRVDINLKPFAVALLLIGAGCWYLAQAAGWRQSALYAVGALLGVTLYHAAFGFTSAWRVFIADGRGAGLRAQMLMLALGVLLFFPVLSSGTLFGAPVTGLVSPAGTSVIVGAFIFGIGMQLGGGCASGTLYTVGGGSTRMVVTLAAFIAGSVIATAHMPFWSAQPQLAPLSMVNALGLVPALLLNLAVFALIAAITVAVEKRRHGRLVTPQLQAAAGPRWLHGPWPLVAGAVALVVLNFATLALAGRPWGVTSAFALWGAKTLSVLGVDIASWPYWTTKANAAALAAPLWRDVTTVMDIGIVLGAMLAAALAGRYAPVWRLPLRSLLAAVVGGLLLGYGARLAYGCNIGAYFSGILSGSLHGWLWLVAAFTGNVFGTRLRPLFGLEVERVKPSAC from the coding sequence ATGTCCGGTCCCGCATCCCTGTCCTCCCTGTCCCCGCGCCCGCGCGTCGACATCAACCTGAAACCCTTCGCCGTCGCGCTCCTGCTCATCGGGGCGGGCTGCTGGTACCTGGCGCAGGCGGCCGGCTGGCGCCAGTCGGCGCTCTACGCCGTGGGCGCGCTGCTCGGCGTCACGCTGTATCACGCGGCATTCGGCTTCACCTCGGCCTGGCGGGTGTTCATCGCCGACGGGCGCGGCGCCGGCCTGCGTGCCCAGATGCTCATGCTCGCGCTCGGCGTGCTGCTGTTCTTCCCCGTGCTCTCCAGCGGCACGCTGTTCGGCGCCCCGGTCACCGGACTGGTGTCGCCCGCCGGCACTTCGGTGATCGTCGGGGCCTTCATTTTCGGCATCGGCATGCAGCTCGGCGGCGGCTGTGCCTCCGGCACCCTGTACACGGTCGGCGGCGGCAGCACGCGCATGGTCGTGACGCTGGCCGCCTTCATCGCCGGCTCGGTGATCGCCACCGCGCACATGCCGTTCTGGAGCGCGCAGCCGCAGCTGGCGCCGCTGTCGATGGTGAACGCGCTGGGCCTGGTGCCGGCGCTGCTGCTGAACCTGGCCGTGTTCGCCCTGATCGCCGCCATCACGGTGGCGGTCGAGAAGCGCCGTCACGGACGCCTGGTCACGCCGCAGCTGCAGGCGGCGGCCGGCCCGCGCTGGCTGCACGGCCCCTGGCCGCTGGTGGCCGGCGCCGTCGCGCTGGTGGTCCTGAACTTCGCGACCCTGGCCCTGGCCGGGCGCCCCTGGGGCGTGACCTCGGCATTCGCCTTGTGGGGCGCGAAGACCCTGTCGGTCCTCGGGGTCGACATCGCCAGCTGGCCCTACTGGACCACCAAGGCCAACGCCGCCGCCCTGGCCGCGCCGCTGTGGCGCGACGTGACCACCGTGATGGACATCGGGATCGTGCTGGGCGCGATGCTGGCCGCGGCGCTTGCCGGCCGCTACGCGCCGGTATGGCGCCTGCCCCTGCGTTCGCTGCTGGCGGCGGTGGTCGGCGGCCTGCTGCTCGGCTATGGCGCGCGCCTGGCCTACGGCTGCAATATCGGCGCCTATTTCAGCGGCATCCTGTCGGGCAGCCTGCACGGCTGGCTCTGGCTCGTCGCCGCGTTCACGGGCAACGTGTTCGGCACGCGCCTGCGTCCGTTGTTCGGCCTCGAAGTCGAGCGCGTGAAGCCGAGCGCCTGCTGA
- a CDS encoding 3-keto-disaccharide hydrolase, whose amino-acid sequence MMANLGVALATLGMLLPASASEPRQPDPKATEVWAPEPRRVVPASPLAAPSDAIVLFDGKDLREWVSAKASDQAAGWSVAEGTFTVRAGSGDIQTRRLFSDYQLHLEWRVPTTLGGSGQGRGNSGLFLASTGPGSGYEIQILDCADNKTYANGQAASIYKQHIPQVNACAAPGEWQRYEIIWTAPRFAPDGKLLSPARVTALHNGVLVQNHVALQGETVYAGKPSYRRHGPAPIKLQDHGDAVSFRNIWVRPL is encoded by the coding sequence ATGATGGCGAACTTGGGCGTGGCGCTGGCCACATTAGGGATGCTTCTTCCAGCGTCAGCCAGCGAGCCGCGGCAGCCGGACCCCAAGGCGACCGAGGTGTGGGCGCCCGAGCCCAGGCGCGTCGTTCCCGCCTCCCCGCTCGCGGCGCCGTCCGACGCGATCGTGCTGTTCGACGGGAAGGACCTGCGCGAATGGGTCTCGGCAAAAGCGTCCGACCAGGCCGCAGGCTGGAGCGTGGCCGAGGGCACGTTCACCGTGCGCGCCGGCAGCGGCGACATCCAGACCCGGCGCCTGTTCAGCGACTACCAGCTCCACCTCGAGTGGCGCGTGCCCACGACACTGGGCGGCAGCGGCCAGGGGCGCGGCAACAGCGGCCTGTTCCTTGCCTCGACGGGCCCGGGCAGCGGCTACGAGATCCAGATCCTCGACTGCGCCGACAACAAGACCTATGCCAACGGCCAGGCCGCCAGCATCTACAAGCAGCACATTCCGCAGGTGAACGCCTGCGCCGCGCCCGGAGAGTGGCAACGCTATGAGATCATCTGGACCGCGCCGCGCTTCGCACCCGACGGCAAGCTGCTGTCGCCGGCCCGCGTGACCGCCCTGCACAACGGCGTGCTGGTGCAGAACCATGTCGCCCTGCAGGGCGAGACCGTGTATGCGGGCAAGCCGTCCTACCGCCGGCACGGACCCGCGCCGATCAAGCTGCAGGACCACGGCGACGCCGTCAGCTTCCGGAATATCTGGGTGCGGCCGCTTTAA